GTTGTCAGCAGGTCCACTTTAACCATGAATAAGCACGATACTGAATGCGTGTGAACAGTGCAAGTAgcaagcaaaactacaagtagaAAGGTTATACTAaatgaaactcgattttctagaTAACGAGTTACGTTGCAGTCCATTTTCAACCCCCTACGACTGTATCCACTCTCAATTGTCAAGTATCTGAGTTAGTCGATTTCTAGATATCCGAGTTACCTTCAACATACCTCGATTTATAGGGTACCGAGTTACGTTggagattcctcttggactgtatctggaccagtccaaatagCTGGACTGGGTGATTGAGCCCAGTCACGGAAACCCGATTTGCTTATCACCGAGTTCTGTTGAGAGTAACTTGATATATATAGaatcgagatacgttgaagaccgttgtctccacttagattcctcttggactgcctctggaccagtccaaatatctgggctggttcaggaagcccagtcaacttaactcgatttcGTCGTTACCGAGTTATGTTGAGAGTAACTCGATATATATAGaatcgagatacgttgaagGCCGTTGTCtccacttagattcctcttggactgcctctggaccagtccaactATCTGGGCTGGCTCAGGAAGCCCAGTCAACGTAACTCGATTTAGTGGTTACCGAGTTCTGTTGAGAGGAACTCGATATATATAGaatcgagatacgttgaagaccATTGTCTACAATTGTTACCGAGTTATTCCCAATTTCCCCTGTAACTTAACTCGATTTCTTTATAAGCGAGTTATTcccatataactcgatttctttGGTATCGAGTAATTCTACTTTAACCTGATGTTCAGGATATCGAGTTACTTCAAATGGACTTCCAAACCACCACACACAACATGGATTCCTCTGAGATACACTGCGCACAGCATGGACTCCTTTTAGTCCCAgtacacataactcgatttctgAATAATCGGGTTATGTGTATGACCAACCCACTATTTAGTGCTCAAACGTACGAAGCAGCAACTGTTCAACTTCTTCTCAGCGAAAGTTTGGAGAACCAGAACAATGGCTTCTCAATGGCGGAGAGACAACGACGATGGTCCTGCTGATCGGTCCCCACACTTTTTCAAGATTATTCTGCAGAATGCTGTTCAGGAAGGAAAGCTTGTAAGTATGctcaaatttataaattctaTCATTGTCTGAAAATCATATGCTAATACACTTCGAACACTTCATCTTCTTTATTTGTGATTGTTGAAATATGTACATTTGTTACATGTAGTCAGAAAAACTTTCATTTTGCAATACGTAGGTTACACTTTAAGAAGAACACAGTCACATAACAGAGTACTTTTGCATTGTACACTtttatatgaacaaaaaatggAACAGGGATATAAGCGCATGGTAGAGATTGAGGaaaaatatgaaggaaattcacagtttaatatatattcttttggAGTGGACCTGTCAAATGTACAACatttccctaaaatttttttcatttcaacaaCAACAGAGAAATGTAAAAGTGTAGAGGTTgatggttattttggttataAGATTAGGTTGTATAAATTGGTTTCAAAATTCATAAGAGTTGTTACTGTTATAGCTATTAAATATAACGTCAATGTTGCaggattacattttattttgtttgattttcttttcttttttgtgtgggggtggggggctGTAACTAAGAAGTATTTTGCCATcattcaaacttttattttctagcATTGTGTATAAGGATTGATTGCATGTGTTTATTTCCCTAGCCTGCATTTATGTTATGGAGATTCTTTTTACAGCGGATTCCAGATAAGTTCGTGCAGAAATTTGGAGTGGACCTGTCAGATATGGCCTTTCTCACTATTCCAAATGGTAGAAAATGGAAAGTCGAGTTGGCACAACATGCTGGGGGGGTTTGGTTTCAAAATGGTTGGTCCGAATTTGCAAGCTCTCATGGTGTAGCCGTGGGGCACTTGCTGGTTttcaaatatgaaggaaattcacaGTTTCATGTACTCATATTTGATGCCACTGCAACAGAAATAGACTATACTTTAGACGACGAACAACATGTACATCATAGGATCGAAGATGATGAGAGTGATGACAGCTCTGTTGAAATCATCAAACACTTTTATAGGGGAGAGGGTTCAGGTTTGAATGTTACACTTTTGTAAGCAACTGCTTGATTTGTTTAGCTTCTGCTCTATTAATTTTATGTGCATGACTTCgtattttcaacttctttcaGGATCAGCCCATCCTAAGAAAGACGGTGGTGTAGCTAAAAATCTTGTTATAGCCAATGCTTTTAAATCAGAAAATCCCCTTTTCACTGTTACCATGCGTCCATCCTACATTAATGGCAAGGATCGTGCGGTAAGCTTTTAGCTTCAgtaaaatggaatatttttgtaatttagaaaTGCAACTCCCATTAACTGTCATTTTTCATAGATCAATTAGAAAGATTGTCACACTAGATACTTGTGGCTGGACATTTTGTTGGTaatgattttttcttatttgtgtttttaggtGAAAAGATGTAGATCAATTAGATACTTGTTGCTGgaatatatttgttaaatatctATTATTGTTCCTTGTACAGAGTTTACCCCAACACATTATCAACTACTTACCAAGAGACGGGTTTACCAAGGACTACACCAAAGCAAGTATACTCCCTGTCAAGCTCCAGATTGTGGACCGATTATGGCCTGTGAAGCTATACATTTATGAACGAAGTGGGGGTTCATCATGTGTCGTATCAGCTGGTTGGTCTGCGTTTGTGAGGGAAAATAGTTTGCAAGTAGGAGATGTTTGCGTATTTGAGCTGATTATGAGGGACGGTGTTGTGTTAAACGTCCACATTTTCAAGTGCCAAGACTAAGTGGTTAGGGTGGATGCAAAGTGATGATAATATTATGTGATGTTTAAAGTGTGTTTACTTTGCAACTTTACTATTCATCCCTATTTTGTTCATCCCAGTTTGCAACTTTATTGATTGGGTACTTTTGTGATGTTTAGAGTTTCACTCTTgggaaatttttaattactatgatgaactttcatatgtattttaaaatgaatgtgatgctgtatttttttctacggttttgtttggattttggccttttttgcATGGCGAct
This genomic stretch from Quercus robur chromosome 4, dhQueRobu3.1, whole genome shotgun sequence harbors:
- the LOC126721358 gene encoding B3 domain-containing transcription factor VRN1-like; amino-acid sequence: MASQWRRDNDDGPADRSPHFFKIILQNAVQEGKLGYKRMVEIEEKYEGNSQFNIYSFGVDLSNRIPDKFVQKFGVDLSDMAFLTIPNGRKWKVELAQHAGGVWFQNGWSEFASSHGVAVGHLLVFKYEGNSQFHVLIFDATATEIDYTLDDEQHVHHRIEDDESDDSSVEIIKHFYRGEGSGSAHPKKDGGVAKNLVIANAFKSENPLFTVTMRPSYINGKDRASLPQHIINYLPRDGFTKDYTKASILPVKLQIVDRLWPVKLYIYERSGGSSCVVSAGWSAFVRENSLQVGDVCVFELIMRDGVVLNVHIFKCQD